The proteins below come from a single Takifugu flavidus isolate HTHZ2018 chromosome 6, ASM371156v2, whole genome shotgun sequence genomic window:
- the cabp4 gene encoding calcium-binding protein 4 isoform X6: protein MAAAYISYLNKLFGQGRELMPEELDELREAFKEFDYDADGFIHYKDIADCMRTMGYMPTEMELIEIIQQIKMRCQNIGPPVLTREGKWGGHVDFDDFCELMGPRMLAETAHMVGLKEIRCAFRQFDCNGDGKITIDELKDGMKTLLGEKLKKGELEEILADIDLNKDGNIDFDEFVMMLSAR, encoded by the exons ATGGCAGCGGCCTACATATCATATCTCAATAAACTGTTTGGACAG GGAAGGGAGCTGATGCCAGAGGAGTTAGACG AACTTCGGGAAGCCTTTAAGGAATTTGACTATGATGCAGATGGATTCATACATTACAAGGACATTGCAGATTGCATGAGGACGATGGGCTACATGCCAACAGAGATGGAGCTCATCGAGATCATCCAGCAAATCAAGATGAGAT GTCAGAACATTGGACCACCAGTCCTCACCAGAGAGGGCAAAT gggGTGGGCACGTGGACTTTGACGACTTCTGTGAGCTAATGGGGCCTCGGATGCTGGCTGAGACAGCTCACATGGTGGGTCTGAAGGAGATCCGCTGCGCGTTCAGACAG TTTGACTGCAACGGCGACGGAAAGATCACCATTGATGAGCTGAAGGACGGCATGAAGACCCTCCTGGgggagaagctgaagaaaggCGAGCTGGAAGAGATCCTCGCCGACATCGACCTCAACAAAGACGGAAACATCGACTTTGATG agTTTGTGATGATGCTCTCTGCACGATGA
- the cabp4 gene encoding calcium-binding protein 4 isoform X5 — MSMKNAKGGAEGRPPSATSLSPRAGRAASPGRSPASRKFKSKALQLSLSKKFCSKLPLEDKKGSGQEEGRRRSRRSLSNSSAMAAAYISYLNKLFGQGRELMPEELDDGFIHYKDIADCMRTMGYMPTEMELIEIIQQIKMRWGGHVDFDDFCELMGPRMLAETAHMVGLKEIRCAFRQFDCNGDGKITIDELKDGMKTLLGEKLKKGELEEILADIDLNKDGNIDFDEFVMMLSAR, encoded by the exons ATGTCAATGAAAAATGCCAAGGGAGGAGCAGAAGGTAGACCACCTTCTGCTACCAG TTTGTCTCCACGAGCAGGGAGAGCTGCTTCTCCTGGCAGATCACCGGCTTCACGGAAATTCAAAAGCAAAGCCCTTCAGCTGAGCCTCTCCAAGAAATTCTG ctcaaagttacCTTTGGAGGACAAAAAGGGCTCCGGACAAGAGGAAGGCCGTCGACGCAGTAGGAGAAGCCTGAGCAACAGCTCAGCCATGGCAGCGGCCTACATATCATATCTCAATAAACTGTTTGGACAG GGAAGGGAGCTGATGCCAGAGGAGTTAGACG ATGGATTCATACATTACAAGGACATTGCAGATTGCATGAGGACGATGGGCTACATGCCAACAGAGATGGAGCTCATCGAGATCATCCAGCAAATCAAGATGAGAT gggGTGGGCACGTGGACTTTGACGACTTCTGTGAGCTAATGGGGCCTCGGATGCTGGCTGAGACAGCTCACATGGTGGGTCTGAAGGAGATCCGCTGCGCGTTCAGACAG TTTGACTGCAACGGCGACGGAAAGATCACCATTGATGAGCTGAAGGACGGCATGAAGACCCTCCTGGgggagaagctgaagaaaggCGAGCTGGAAGAGATCCTCGCCGACATCGACCTCAACAAAGACGGAAACATCGACTTTGATG agTTTGTGATGATGCTCTCTGCACGATGA
- the cabp4 gene encoding calcium-binding protein 4 isoform X4, with protein MSMKNAKGGAEGRPPSATSLSPRAGRAASPGRSPASRKFKSKALQLSLSKKFCSKLPLEDKKGSGQEEGRRRSRRSLSNSSAMAAAYISYLNKLFGQGRELMPEELDELREAFKEFDYDADGFIHYKDIADCMRTMGYMPTEMELIEIIQQIKMRWGGHVDFDDFCELMGPRMLAETAHMFDCNGDGKITIDELKDGMKTLLGEKLKKGELEEILADIDLNKDGNIDFDEFVMMLSAR; from the exons ATGTCAATGAAAAATGCCAAGGGAGGAGCAGAAGGTAGACCACCTTCTGCTACCAG TTTGTCTCCACGAGCAGGGAGAGCTGCTTCTCCTGGCAGATCACCGGCTTCACGGAAATTCAAAAGCAAAGCCCTTCAGCTGAGCCTCTCCAAGAAATTCTG ctcaaagttacCTTTGGAGGACAAAAAGGGCTCCGGACAAGAGGAAGGCCGTCGACGCAGTAGGAGAAGCCTGAGCAACAGCTCAGCCATGGCAGCGGCCTACATATCATATCTCAATAAACTGTTTGGACAG GGAAGGGAGCTGATGCCAGAGGAGTTAGACG AACTTCGGGAAGCCTTTAAGGAATTTGACTATGATGCAGATGGATTCATACATTACAAGGACATTGCAGATTGCATGAGGACGATGGGCTACATGCCAACAGAGATGGAGCTCATCGAGATCATCCAGCAAATCAAGATGAGAT gggGTGGGCACGTGGACTTTGACGACTTCTGTGAGCTAATGGGGCCTCGGATGCTGGCTGAGACAGCTCACATG TTTGACTGCAACGGCGACGGAAAGATCACCATTGATGAGCTGAAGGACGGCATGAAGACCCTCCTGGgggagaagctgaagaaaggCGAGCTGGAAGAGATCCTCGCCGACATCGACCTCAACAAAGACGGAAACATCGACTTTGATG agTTTGTGATGATGCTCTCTGCACGATGA
- the cabp4 gene encoding calcium-binding protein 4 isoform X3, translating into MSMKNAKGGAEGRPPSATSLSPRAGRAASPGRSPASRKFKSKALQLSLSKKFCSKLPLEDKKGSGQEEGRRRSRRSLSNSSAMAAAYISYLNKLFGQGRELMPEELDELREAFKEFDYDADGFIHYKDIADCMRTMGYMPTEMELIEIIQQIKMRWGGHVDFDDFCELMGPRMLAETAHMVGLKEIRCAFRQFDCNGDGKITIDELKDGMKTLLGEKLKKGELEEILADIDLNKDGNIDFDEFVMMLSAR; encoded by the exons ATGTCAATGAAAAATGCCAAGGGAGGAGCAGAAGGTAGACCACCTTCTGCTACCAG TTTGTCTCCACGAGCAGGGAGAGCTGCTTCTCCTGGCAGATCACCGGCTTCACGGAAATTCAAAAGCAAAGCCCTTCAGCTGAGCCTCTCCAAGAAATTCTG ctcaaagttacCTTTGGAGGACAAAAAGGGCTCCGGACAAGAGGAAGGCCGTCGACGCAGTAGGAGAAGCCTGAGCAACAGCTCAGCCATGGCAGCGGCCTACATATCATATCTCAATAAACTGTTTGGACAG GGAAGGGAGCTGATGCCAGAGGAGTTAGACG AACTTCGGGAAGCCTTTAAGGAATTTGACTATGATGCAGATGGATTCATACATTACAAGGACATTGCAGATTGCATGAGGACGATGGGCTACATGCCAACAGAGATGGAGCTCATCGAGATCATCCAGCAAATCAAGATGAGAT gggGTGGGCACGTGGACTTTGACGACTTCTGTGAGCTAATGGGGCCTCGGATGCTGGCTGAGACAGCTCACATGGTGGGTCTGAAGGAGATCCGCTGCGCGTTCAGACAG TTTGACTGCAACGGCGACGGAAAGATCACCATTGATGAGCTGAAGGACGGCATGAAGACCCTCCTGGgggagaagctgaagaaaggCGAGCTGGAAGAGATCCTCGCCGACATCGACCTCAACAAAGACGGAAACATCGACTTTGATG agTTTGTGATGATGCTCTCTGCACGATGA
- the cabp4 gene encoding calcium-binding protein 4 isoform X2, giving the protein MSMKNAKGGAEGRPPSATSLSPRAGRAASPGRSPASRKFKSKALQLSLSKKFCSKLPLEDKKGSGQEEGRRRSRRSLSNSSAMAAAYISYLNKLFGQGRELMPEELDELREAFKEFDYDADGFIHYKDIADCMRTMGYMPTEMELIEIIQQIKMRCQNIGPPVLTREGKWGGHVDFDDFCELMGPRMLAETAHMFDCNGDGKITIDELKDGMKTLLGEKLKKGELEEILADIDLNKDGNIDFDEFVMMLSAR; this is encoded by the exons ATGTCAATGAAAAATGCCAAGGGAGGAGCAGAAGGTAGACCACCTTCTGCTACCAG TTTGTCTCCACGAGCAGGGAGAGCTGCTTCTCCTGGCAGATCACCGGCTTCACGGAAATTCAAAAGCAAAGCCCTTCAGCTGAGCCTCTCCAAGAAATTCTG ctcaaagttacCTTTGGAGGACAAAAAGGGCTCCGGACAAGAGGAAGGCCGTCGACGCAGTAGGAGAAGCCTGAGCAACAGCTCAGCCATGGCAGCGGCCTACATATCATATCTCAATAAACTGTTTGGACAG GGAAGGGAGCTGATGCCAGAGGAGTTAGACG AACTTCGGGAAGCCTTTAAGGAATTTGACTATGATGCAGATGGATTCATACATTACAAGGACATTGCAGATTGCATGAGGACGATGGGCTACATGCCAACAGAGATGGAGCTCATCGAGATCATCCAGCAAATCAAGATGAGAT GTCAGAACATTGGACCACCAGTCCTCACCAGAGAGGGCAAAT gggGTGGGCACGTGGACTTTGACGACTTCTGTGAGCTAATGGGGCCTCGGATGCTGGCTGAGACAGCTCACATG TTTGACTGCAACGGCGACGGAAAGATCACCATTGATGAGCTGAAGGACGGCATGAAGACCCTCCTGGgggagaagctgaagaaaggCGAGCTGGAAGAGATCCTCGCCGACATCGACCTCAACAAAGACGGAAACATCGACTTTGATG agTTTGTGATGATGCTCTCTGCACGATGA
- the cabp4 gene encoding calcium-binding protein 4 isoform X1: MSMKNAKGGAEGRPPSATSLSPRAGRAASPGRSPASRKFKSKALQLSLSKKFCSKLPLEDKKGSGQEEGRRRSRRSLSNSSAMAAAYISYLNKLFGQGRELMPEELDELREAFKEFDYDADGFIHYKDIADCMRTMGYMPTEMELIEIIQQIKMRCQNIGPPVLTREGKWGGHVDFDDFCELMGPRMLAETAHMVGLKEIRCAFRQFDCNGDGKITIDELKDGMKTLLGEKLKKGELEEILADIDLNKDGNIDFDEFVMMLSAR, encoded by the exons ATGTCAATGAAAAATGCCAAGGGAGGAGCAGAAGGTAGACCACCTTCTGCTACCAG TTTGTCTCCACGAGCAGGGAGAGCTGCTTCTCCTGGCAGATCACCGGCTTCACGGAAATTCAAAAGCAAAGCCCTTCAGCTGAGCCTCTCCAAGAAATTCTG ctcaaagttacCTTTGGAGGACAAAAAGGGCTCCGGACAAGAGGAAGGCCGTCGACGCAGTAGGAGAAGCCTGAGCAACAGCTCAGCCATGGCAGCGGCCTACATATCATATCTCAATAAACTGTTTGGACAG GGAAGGGAGCTGATGCCAGAGGAGTTAGACG AACTTCGGGAAGCCTTTAAGGAATTTGACTATGATGCAGATGGATTCATACATTACAAGGACATTGCAGATTGCATGAGGACGATGGGCTACATGCCAACAGAGATGGAGCTCATCGAGATCATCCAGCAAATCAAGATGAGAT GTCAGAACATTGGACCACCAGTCCTCACCAGAGAGGGCAAAT gggGTGGGCACGTGGACTTTGACGACTTCTGTGAGCTAATGGGGCCTCGGATGCTGGCTGAGACAGCTCACATGGTGGGTCTGAAGGAGATCCGCTGCGCGTTCAGACAG TTTGACTGCAACGGCGACGGAAAGATCACCATTGATGAGCTGAAGGACGGCATGAAGACCCTCCTGGgggagaagctgaagaaaggCGAGCTGGAAGAGATCCTCGCCGACATCGACCTCAACAAAGACGGAAACATCGACTTTGATG agTTTGTGATGATGCTCTCTGCACGATGA